A single genomic interval of Penaeus monodon isolate SGIC_2016 chromosome 30, NSTDA_Pmon_1, whole genome shotgun sequence harbors:
- the LOC119592641 gene encoding LOW QUALITY PROTEIN: mitoferrin-1-like (The sequence of the model RefSeq protein was modified relative to this genomic sequence to represent the inferred CDS: deleted 1 base in 1 codon; added 48 bases not found in genome assembly): MQMYNSPYRSCFECMSKLYRAEGIGAFYRSYTTQLAMNIPYHAIHIVTYEKCQKWLNPDRQYNPGVHMTAGAAAGAVAAACTTPLDMCKTLLNTQETSTLAQVQESRIVGIMSALRTIYIMNGITGFFKGLQARVLYQMPGTAISWSIYELFKHYMVQKQNESMAQRYDSDLVKDRVIRDLGNESETAIKFSIDSEKSMRLSLGATTNKTVERLRSLHMPSSLTANCAAADDNWLGK; this comes from the exons ATGCAGATGTACAACAGTCCTTACAGGTCATGTTTTGAGTGCATGAGCAAGTTGTATCGTGCTGAAGGCATTGGTGCATTTTACCGCTCCTATACAACACAGCTGGCAATG AACATTCCATATCATGCCATCCATATTGTAACTTATGAGAAATGCCAGAAATGGTTAAATCCAGACAGGCAATACAATCCAGGAGTTCACATGACGGCAGGAGCGGCTGCTGGTGCTGTAGCTGCAGCTTGTACAACACCCTTGGACATGTGCAAAACTTTACTCAATACACAAGAAACCTCCACACTAGCCCAAGTACAGGAATCCAGGATTGTTGGAATAATGAGCGCACTTCGAACCATTTACATAATGAATGGCATCACAGGATTCTTCAAAGGATTGCAAGCACGAGTACTTTATCAAATGCCTGGCACAGCCATATCATGGAGCATATATGAATTATTCAAGCATTATATGGTACAGAAGCAGAATGAAAGTATGGCACAACGATATGATAGTGATCTTGTCAAGGACAGGGTAATTAGAGACTTGGGAAATGAAAGTGAAACAGCAATAAAATTTAGCATTGACAGTGAAAAGAGCATGCGTCTGAGTCTGGGTGCAACAACTAATAAAACTGTGGAGAGGTTACGGTCTCTGCATATGCCCTCTTCT